In Syntrophorhabdales bacterium, the DNA window GAGAGTGCGCGGGCCGGTGTGGGAAACAAGTGAGCGCTTGGCTGAGGAAGCAATGGCAAAGAAAATGGCGGAGAAGAAGGAGGGAAAGTAAGATGGCATTAAACAGAAAAGTTGCTATTATCAACCTTACGACCGGCGAGATAGAGTCGAAGCCTATTCCCATCGATGTGCGGAAGAAGTTCCTCGGCGGGCGTGGAATGAACGCGTACCTGCTCTATAACTATCTGAAGCCCGGCGTTGATCCTCTTGGTCCTGATAATGTCCTCGTGATAGGGATCGGCATGCTTGCGGCAACCATGGCATCTGCGACCTCCAGGACGGACGTGATGGGGAAATCACCTCTCACCAACATGCTCGGCAGCACAAACATGGGCGGCTTCTTCGCGGCGGAGCTGGCACTTGCCGGCTACCATCACCTGGTATTCCTGGGAAAGGCCGAAAAACCTTCGTATCTCTGGGTACATAACGGCGAGATTGAGATACGCGATGCCTCACATGTCTGGGGAAAGAGCGTAACCGACACGCAGTGGGCTATCCGGAAAGAGATGGGAGATGAGGACATCAAGTTTGCGGTCTGCGGTCCCGCAGGTGAGAATCTGGTCCGCTACGCGAATGTCATGACCGGCATCAAGAATTCAGCTGGCCGTACGGGCATGGGTGCGGTCATGGGATCGAAGAATCTGAAGTGCGTGGCAGCGAGAGGCACGATGGATATAAAGATCGCTCATCCGACACAGGCTCTCGAATACAATAAGAGGTTCATTGACCTCATCACGAGTGCGAAGGTTAATCAGACCATGGGTACGCTCGGCACACCCTTCATCTGGGGCGCGACCAATTCGTGGGGCGGTGTCCGGACAAACAACTTCCAGTATAATCAGCTCAGGTATGCTGACGAGATCGAACCTGAAAACCTGGATGAGATTTCCAAGGCCACGTGCGGTGAATATAACATGACCGCATGTTTCAACTGTCAGGTGCACTGCCGTGCAAAATATAAGATCCCGCAGAGCCCGCTCGCTGAGAAGTTCGGCCTCGTCGGAAAATACGATGAGGGTCCCGAGTATACTTCACAGGGTGGATTCTGTTGCGAGCCCGGTTGTACCGACGCCGCAACCCTGCTCTGCGCCAATCACCTTGTCGACCAGTACGGCGTCGACAATTTGGAGATCGGCAGCATGATCGCCTGGGCCATGGAGCTTTACGACTATGGCATACTGACCAGCAAAGACACCGACGGCGTCGATCTGAGATTCGGTAATGGTGAGGCGGTGCTTGAGATGATCCACCGCATCTGCCAGAGGAAGACATGGCTGGGTGACACGTTGGCGGAAGGTCCCATCAGGGCGGCCCAGAAAATAGGTAAAGATTCGGAAAAGTATCTCATCCACGTCAAAGGCATGAGCAACCTGCACTCTGATGAGCGCGCAACGCCTGGTCTTGCACTCAACATCGCGGTTTCTTCGAGGGGCTCCGACCACCTCAGAAGCAGGCCCGCAATCGACCTCTATCACCTGCCGAAAGATGTCATGAAGAGGATCTACTCGAGTCCGGTGCCTTTCGAGGGGGAACTCAGTTCCGACCACAGGTCCTACGAAGGAAAGCCGTGGCAGGTCTTCTGGCAGGAGAACTGCTT includes these proteins:
- a CDS encoding aldehyde ferredoxin oxidoreductase C-terminal domain-containing protein, with the protein product MALNRKVAIINLTTGEIESKPIPIDVRKKFLGGRGMNAYLLYNYLKPGVDPLGPDNVLVIGIGMLAATMASATSRTDVMGKSPLTNMLGSTNMGGFFAAELALAGYHHLVFLGKAEKPSYLWVHNGEIEIRDASHVWGKSVTDTQWAIRKEMGDEDIKFAVCGPAGENLVRYANVMTGIKNSAGRTGMGAVMGSKNLKCVAARGTMDIKIAHPTQALEYNKRFIDLITSAKVNQTMGTLGTPFIWGATNSWGGVRTNNFQYNQLRYADEIEPENLDEISKATCGEYNMTACFNCQVHCRAKYKIPQSPLAEKFGLVGKYDEGPEYTSQGGFCCEPGCTDAATLLCANHLVDQYGVDNLEIGSMIAWAMELYDYGILTSKDTDGVDLRFGNGEAVLEMIHRICQRKTWLGDTLAEGPIRAAQKIGKDSEKYLIHVKGMSNLHSDERATPGLALNIAVSSRGSDHLRSRPAIDLYHLPKDVMKRIYSSPVPFEGELSSDHRSYEGKPWQVFWQENCFMGVDCMGICKYHTTFLGATLPNFEDWARVVHYNTGLELTPTDIWNGAERCNMIEKLVNIREGFKKDDPHKGDVLADRYHNEPAKRGAPDVIGATIDREKFKAMRAEFYKHKGCDENGIPTPETLKRLGLENEPSHLL